A window of Sus scrofa isolate TJ Tabasco breed Duroc chromosome 15, Sscrofa11.1, whole genome shotgun sequence genomic DNA:
ACTCTTAAAAAAAAGCTGTAGCATTTGGTCTCATCATGACTTACAAACCTGTGAAAACCCATGACTGAATTCATGTCTAAAGCAATTGTTTCTATGGATTATGACTTGAAAGACCAAAGAAAATGATCCTGGGTATATGCTTGGATTTTTGTAAGGTCTCAATAAGCCTGTTAATTTCATGGCAATACAATTAAAACCCCTCATTTAGTAAAGCCCTACATTGCTTTGAGGAGTGGTGGTGGTTGCAGGAACAGGCAAGttataaagttaaaacaaaaacatacaatattttccattatattaaaaatagcggagttcccgtcgtggcgcagtggttaacgaatccgactaggaaccatgaggttgcgggttcggtccctgcccttgctcagtgggttaacgatccggcgttgccgtgagctgtggtgtaggttgcagacgcggctcggatcctgcgttgctgtggctctggcgtaggctggcggccacagctccgattcaacccctagcctgggaacctccatatgctgcgggagtggcccaagaaatagcaaaaagacaaaaaaaaaaaaaaaaaaagcagtgggagGGTAGTGGAGAAACTATGGAGTGGAGTGAATTACTAAATGGTATTATTAATTTTGGTTAAGTGGAATTACTTTGTAATGTTCTTAAATAAAACTCTTGTGATTTATTATatgctaaaaacaaaaagcccttACTGGTGTTTATCAACATAAAATGAAGACAAACTTCTAATGATGCCaagacatttattttacatttaggctTAAAATGAATGTTAGAAGTAACTTTTCTATCCTAGCTCTATTTCATGAAAGCCACTGCAAGGCTGCCATTTTCTTTCAAGTGGGAGGTGCAGGAAAAttgctgagggaggaaaaaaggcgAATGAAGAGAGCAGCAATATTAAAGCAGGTTATAACTAAactttttacagaataaaaaaaaaaactttttacagAAAATCTCCCTTCTAGATAATTTCAAATACTCCTGCTTTTTGTCGGTGTGCTGCAAGAGGGCCCACAAGAAAATCGCAGTGCAAATCAGCATGAACAACTTAAATTCTGAAGACATGCAGTGTTTAATACACACTCAAGTTTATCACCCTTGGATTGGCCTTTGCCACTCCAATATCCATAATAcacttttaagattctctccaATGCCAACTACTCTATTTAACTTTCCTCAATCACCCAAGCCTTAAACCACATAACCCAATGAATAGGTACTATAACTGACATTTTGTAGATTAGGAAATCAAGGCGCAAAATCAAGTAATTTACTCAAGGACATCAGCTACTAAGCGATGAGGCTGAGATTGGGATTTGGACAGTCTGGTCCCAGTGGCCATACTCCTTGGATatgaagtcactcaaataagtaATAATGTTTATATTAAGAAACCTTATTTCCCACATCTCCCAGGGGCTGAAAGTTAACAAGACATGTTAGAGCCTTGGATTTATGTTGTCAATAAACAAACTTTATTAATAATTCCTTGTAATAGATACTGAGCTGAAATTCAATGTCTAATTGAATTCATGCCATATACACATACCcctgttttggattttttatCAGCAAACATCCTGTTCAATAGTCCTTGGGGGTTTTGAGTACATTCAGAAAATGAAATCTCAATTATTGCTGACAAATGAGCACATGTGAAAACTTTCAAACTAAGTGAAACTGCTTGAAAAacacaacttaaaaaaagaatgtactcaTTACTTAACAGgcaaataaaattaaaccaaatACTAAACAAGTTTTAAGTGAGGCTTCTTCCCCAAACttggaaataaaggaaattagCTGTCAGAATTTATTTGAGATGAATGGATCACAGAGAACAGGTTAATTCACTTTTATGAGACCAGAATCACTCCTAGCCACACAACCTTCAATGTATCTTGCTTATCAAGCTACCTTAAGAAACTTCAGGCAAAATACATACCAATAAGTTAACAGAACGAGAGGAGTCACAGAAACAAAAGCTGGCTGTGCCCAAATTAACATTATGGAATAAAAAAACAGATGCATAGTATCAGATCTGAAACACTTGGAACATTCTAGACCCACTGGCAAGATCATTTCTATTGTAATGAGAGCAGATGTTTCAGAGGCAAACTTCTCTTACAAACAAACTTCTGATCATTTGGTTTATGTATGTGTCAGTTTAGAGCAATCAAATTTCATTAACATAGCTGTGAATTCTCAAGTTAACTCACTGCTACTCTATCTTGGCACCCTTGGAGGGCAGGAATAGAATGTGCTTTTCCAATGCAAAATTTTGCATTGCTTTTCCAATGCAAAATTCCCTACTTAGCCTGTCATAAAACTACCACGAGATTAGCATTTATCACCAAGTTTTCCCCACCTGTGGGATTTGTTGATCCTTCATCTGGGTAAATGTGGTTAGAGAATCCTACTGCCTCTCCAATAAGTGGAGACTGCTGAAATTAAGAATTTTTCATAACAAAACTCTCAAATTTTTCTCAGTAAAGGTATCTTAAAAATCATCTAGCCATTTAAGCATGGTAGTAGGTGAGAAACAGCTGCTTTATTTAGATAAAATTTGGGAATGGTGAGGTATCGACAATACAACTATTTTCCTTTAGAGAgattaccacattttaaaaaatccttactTGTTTACATAGTAAATATAAAACCCTAAACTATCTAATCAACCAAAGGTACTTAAGAGAGTATATTATAGTCTTGCATATATAAGCAGTGGTTTATTTCTAAGATTagttaaggaagaaaaattagtaatttaaaTTCTCAAATATAACCAAAAAATGCTTAAATGCTTTTAAGGCAAGACATTTGGTAACTAACAGAACACCTCAAATTTGGTTATCTGAAGTAGACCTCAACTAGTCATTTCTTTAGATCAAAGAGGATAGACAGGCCAGACAAGTAAGGAATCTACATAATTATAATCTGTTGGTACTAAGTAATGTGAGTACCCCTCATGACATTCCCAATGAAATCCAACTATCACCACGGTAGAAATTTTCTCTGACTCTTAAGAACTCTAACTGGAATGAATCTGCATACATAGAAGATCAAAGGTACTTTTCCTGCTTTCAAAGATAAACGTAGGGGTAACTATATGACTTCAAAGTATTTAAATACCTGTAACAAAAATGAACCTCAGGTTAAACAAGATAAAAGAACATTCTGTAAGGTCTTAACACTAGATActaccatgtttttttttgtttgtttttgtttttggtaaagtAGACCTTGagaatgtttctttgaaaaaaaaaaacactcctttGCTTTGGTTctgaaaatattgtattttaaaacagcTAAGGCAAATATTTAGAGGGCACAGCTCAATACTGGAAAATTAGTTGAAAGAGGTAGAAGTAAAGCCTTTCTATGTAATGTGCTTCTGCATAAAGGTAACAAATCTATGATCTAGGGAAAGCACAACTAAAAAATGAATCACTCTTTTATAGGATGTTTAAAGATAATGCTTTTTAAtagttcaaatattaaaaaaaaactcatcaaaaaTGTATCACCTTAACAGTACTTTGCACATGTGGAATTTTATACCTAAATTTGATactattttggtttatttatggCTACTTACAAGAAGACTCAGTAATAATGTCCATTCATGGGAGTCTTTTTCTTTGGTTGAGCCTATTGGGACCAGGCTGATGAAACTACTTTATGCAAATGAGATGGTTAAATTCATGGCAATATGAATTATAAGGGTTCTCATTTAGTGGAAATGAAGCTTGAAAGAATTTCCATATTTATCCCCATTGTTTTGGAAGCTAATATCCTGTTCAGAGGTTAAAGAGTTTGAATAGCTCACACAATCCTGTAAAAATTACAACTGGCTGCCCTTTAATAAATAGTCATTGTAAAGAATTACATTTACAGAGTGAAAAGTGAATACACAGCATTTCAAATTCAATTTTGGAAGTACTAATAAGTACTGACCCATAACAATATACACTAGCTACCTTTTAAACTGTCCATCATTAGCACCAATAAAGATTCAACAAAATTACCTTTATTCTCACATctcaaaacaattctgaaatccTTAGTGAAGTTTAAGTATAGTCACAGACCTTAAATATTCACATTGTTTTTCTATGTCATACTGAAAATAAGCTCACTACTTTTCTGGATATTCTTTacaaaatcttattaaaattctTGGTATCATCACCCCCAATTATACAGTAGCACAACAACCCTATGTCGTTTCACATGATAGCTCCTTAGAGGTTTCACATCTAAATTACCAAGAAGAAAACCCTTCCCTCCCTCATCTTGCACTCATCTTAATTCTATACTAGTCCTTGGATTATGTACCACTGTAAAAGTATAACTGTATCAAAATTACCACGTTTATGGATACAATAATATGCCATACAGAGCAACAAAGTTACATGTAATGACAAAGATTACTAAAGTTATGCAAGACAAGAACAAAGTTAGGACATGCTAGCTAGGCAAAGTCCCTAGAAAGAGGCTCCTAGTATCCTAAGTTCAAATAACACTGACAAAATAATGaacaattatcttaaaaaaaattaaaacgctACTGGCAAATCAGGTAATTGCTAAATTAAAAGTAGAGCAAGAGATTAAACTCTCTAATATTTACAACTGCAACATACTTGAGTAAAATTACAATTGTGCACATATCAGTGGCTTTgtaacaaaaataattcatacaCATAGAGGAAAGATTAAGACAGTTTTCAGTTGAATATAAGTTGAATTCAACCCATCTCAAAGATACTCAATAGCTCAAAGATTTACCACAGAATTGAAGATTAGCTGATAATCCAGAGCCATATTACTGGCATTTAAgacaaattttaaacaattaaattcTATCGTTTGTTCAGAAGTCAGAAGACTGTGCAAACTTGACCTCAACAGAATATACTGAGATGTGCAAACAAATGTAAAACCTCCACTAGCTGTTTACCTGGAGGCTTACCTTTTTTTCTCAGAGAGCTTCCTGGTAACAACCATAAGCTATAATATACAGGTACAATGCACAGTCagtgatcttttttgttttatttattgttagaATATGAAAGAACTGAGAGAGCAAtaggtttaatttcatttttataaggaaGACTGCgtttacctgaaaaagaaatatggcatcacacacatacacgctTCAGGGGAGGAATATGTTTAAGAATATGGTGTCATTCTGAATGCTAAAGGAAAAGCGATTCCTGTTTACGGTTAAAATATATGTAGTGTTaaagttatttaagaaaaaacttaCTAATTCTTCACTAATGTAAGTTTTTGTGAATTTAGTTTTCAAATCACAGTAATCTACATAACCATTATTAACAGCTCCGTGTTTATAGTACTGCAACAAGCCAACAAACATTTAAATGCACTTCACATCAAGAGTatgtaaactttatttttgtcctCTTCAAGCCTTCAGAAAATCAGGGGCTATTTCAGCAGCCAATCTGGTCAGAACCTCTGAAGGCAGAATCAGTGCCTCACAGTGAAAATGACCATCTGTGGCACTGCATACCCATCTGGTAGTGAAGTGTACCCCTTCAGTGGCTTCCAGTAAGGCCTAGAGTTTAAGGTTAACATGAAAAAGTGCCACCTTTGTTTTAGATTAGTGATGGACTCTGACAAGATAAAATAAAGTTATTCTGTATATTGTTATACTTACAAGCAGCTCCAATCCTGAGTATTTATGGTAATAtctaaacatacaaaaatgtatgTACATTTTTCTCCACTTTCTTGTAAACAGTTGTCAGTATACTGTTTTATCCCTTTATCATTGAAACATGCAAATCATACATACAAGTATAAATACACAGAAGAAAACAATTTACACTCATTCAAAAGCcaagcaacaaaaaaaatagctacagtattcaaattataaataataaatgcttgagGCATCTTATATTCCTAGAAGCAGCCAGCCATTCACCCTAATGTTCTTAGCTGCAATTGTAGAAATACTGAGTTTTGCACCTTCCATGCTTTTACAGTATTTATAACACTATCATATGTGGAGATAAAGACTTGTTTACTATCATCTCTTCTTTTCAGAATGAAGAATAAAGCAGCACTTACAAATATTGAAGCAGTGGCAGCAACAGCAGGTGTTACCACTGCTAGATCAGGAGGAAGTTTTCCAttctaacaatttttaaattaaaaaagtaaaggaaaaattgaCCTAAACAAATGATTACATGTTCATTCCTTGGGCACTTAACAGCGAGTCCAGCATGTCGAATGTGTCTTTGTAGTCCATATGCTGGCTGTTTGTACTGTACTCGTGATTGACATCAGGACCGTTGGTCTCCACTGGCTTCTTGTCCAGTTTCACGAGGGTGCTGAGATGTCCGTAGCCCACCTGGTATGTgacagggggaggagggggtaaGGGATGGTTAAAAACAGAGTTGTGAGAGGATATATACTGCTTAACAGAGGAGGAAGAACTAGATGAACTACCTGAACTTTTGGAACTTTTGCTCATTTTGGAGTGATGGTTGTGAGAGGCATCATTGATATGCAGCTTCTTCCTTGAAGAGCTGGAACTAGAGGAAATGCCATCACTGCTCAGGCCCACAGGACTCCTCAAAACAGTGGGTGGTATTCCATCAGCACTGTGTTTGCTGCCaccactgctgctgccactaTATGAGTGCGAATGCTTGTGACTACTGGGGTGGTGGCGGTTCGAGGGATGCTCCTTGTGCTTCTCCTTATGGTCCCTGCTAATATGTGGGCTTGAATGCTTGCTCTTCCCACTGCCTTCATCAGAAGAGCTGTGTCTTTCTGAGGAAGAaacttttatcttcattttcagtTCTTCTTTACTGATGCTTTTATCAGTAGGTGGTATCGGAATCCGTAACTTCAGTGatccactcttttctttcttatcagCCATATATTTGTCAGGTTTTTCAGCATTTGTAAtgggaattttcattttaatgggaGAAGTTACAGAACTGCTGCTGGCTGCCTGCGATTGTCCATGTTTGTGTTGCTGTTCTACCTGGGCAGCTATATAATGATCCCTTACATCCAGATCAAGGGTTTCTAGCTTACgtttttctctatatttatctAAAGACATTTTCTGAGGAATTACTCCAGGagtagcagaaattggcccatGGTGTTTACTGCTCCCTGCTTTATGAGTATAATCTTGCTTAATAGAAGAATGATCAGAAATTTTGTCAGGTCTGTGATGTAATCCTGAATGCATTGATATAGATGGTCCCTGCTGGAAGTTGATGTTGTACTGGCTACCAGACAAAGATGTCTCCTGTTTTTGAGAATATATCTGTTCTGTCCTTGCTGACTCTTGATGTTGAGGCCATTCTTGGTGTGATGACAAACCATATGAGGTACCTGGCATTCCTGTTGCTAGCATTGACAAATTATCAGATGTATGGCTGTCTTGAACGGAAATATTTCCCGAATTTAGAGGTACTGGTGCAGGGAATGCTGATGTAGATGGTTTCTGAAAACTTGGATTTGTAGGCACACCAGTAACACTATCTACTAAAATGGAATTCTGGACCAGAGATGAACCAAGAAGTGGCGTTTCTGATACTTGTCCATCTACTTTTGGTTTCTTAACCGTCTGAGTAGcctatttaaataaaacacagaagaagCAATGACAGCAAAGGAAATTTAATACAGATTTCTTTGCTTATAAAAACCCTATCttaaatacatggaaataaatCATCTGGGGTTTGAATTTATGCTGCCAATAAATAAACACCTTATTTAGATGCATAAAAAGAAGGCTACAAATAGTTGAAAGCACTGGTTCTAAATCAGATACAGGTTAAATTATTAGCCCAGCATTTGAGAAAGGAATTTAACTTGTCTAGCTTTAATgtctccatttgtaaaatgagagtatTTCCACAGGAAtcattatgagaattaaataagtttATAAAGTTTTTATAGCAAAGTCCACTGGACAcagtatttgaataaattatgagTACATGCAGCTTATGCTACACTATAATTACTTAGGCAAAGTGGAAGTAAGAATAACCACAAAAATTCAAACTGATTAGCTATGTAGTTGTTAGATAAGTGACAGTGATACTCAGTTAAACCTTGCTGATTCTCTTACCCGCCAGTTTCGAATCTTCTTCAACCTACTAGGCGTTTTCTCCAGTATTTGTAGAAATTCATGAGttagctctaaaaataaaatttaaatttaaaacttagaaGGTACCTTTGGATTTAGAATACACTCAAGTGGGCAATATTAAAAAAGCTCAAGAGTTCTTCACTATCACCCTAATTCAACCATCAGAATATACAGTAGGAGGCACAGCTCTGAActtgtattttcaaaaatgagttaaaaaaaaaaaaacaccaactactctaaaatgtggcacaaatgaatctatatacagaACACAAACAGACCCACTTCATTGAGAACTGATTTGTGGTTGACAGGGGGAGAAAagaagtggggtggactgggagtttgggattagtagatgcaaactacattTAGAacgggagtttccatcgtggctcagtgctaacagtcccaaatagtatccatga
This region includes:
- the CCNT2 gene encoding cyclin-T2 isoform X4; this encodes MLLKIFSSIENDGALVIFVSTSKDLAQTSYFMATNSLHLTTFCLQYKPTVIACVCIHLACKWSNWEIPVSTDGKHWWEYVDPTVTLELLDELTHEFLQILEKTPSRLKKIRNWRATQTVKKPKVDGQVSETPLLGSSLVQNSILVDSVTGVPTNPSFQKPSTSAFPAPVPLNSGNISVQDSHTSDNLSMLATGMPGTSYGLSSHQEWPQHQESARTEQIYSQKQETSLSGSQYNINFQQGPSISMHSGLHHRPDKISDHSSIKQDYTHKAGSSKHHGPISATPGVIPQKMSLDKYREKRKLETLDLDVRDHYIAAQVEQQHKHGQSQAASSSSVTSPIKMKIPITNAEKPDKYMADKKEKSGSLKLRIPIPPTDKSISKEELKMKIKVSSSERHSSSDEGSGKSKHSSPHISRDHKEKHKEHPSNRHHPSSHKHSHSYSGSSSGGSKHSADGIPPTVLRSPVGLSSDGISSSSSSSRKKLHINDASHNHHSKMSKSSKSSGSSSSSSSSVKQYISSHNSVFNHPLPPPPPVTYQVGYGHLSTLVKLDKKPVETNGPDVNHEYSTNSQHMDYKDTFDMLDSLLSAQGMNM
- the CCNT2 gene encoding cyclin-T2 isoform X1, which gives rise to MLRSSSQLTINTAIVYMHRFYMHHSFTKFNRYTISPTALFLAAKVEEQARKLEHVIKVAHACLHPLEPLLDTKCDAYLQQTQELVLLETIMLQTLGFEITIEHPHTDVVKCTQLVRASKDLAQTSYFMATNSLHLTTFCLQYKPTVIACVCIHLACKWSNWEIPVSTDGKHWWEYVDPTVTLELLDELTHEFLQILEKTPSRLKKIRNWRATQTVKKPKVDGQVSETPLLGSSLVQNSILVDSVTGVPTNPSFQKPSTSAFPAPVPLNSGNISVQDSHTSDNLSMLATGMPGTSYGLSSHQEWPQHQESARTEQIYSQKQETSLSGSQYNINFQQGPSISMHSGLHHRPDKISDHSSIKQDYTHKAGSSKHHGPISATPGVIPQKMSLDKYREKRKLETLDLDVRDHYIAAQVEQQHKHGQSQAASSSSVTSPIKMKIPITNAEKPDKYMADKKEKSGSLKLRIPIPPTDKSISKEELKMKIKVSSSERHSSSDEGSGKSKHSSPHISRDHKEKHKEHPSNRHHPSSHKHSHSYSGSSSGGSKHSADGIPPTVLRSPVGLSSDGISSSSSSSRKKLHINDASHNHHSKMSKSSKSSGSSSSSSSSVKQYISSHNSVFNHPLPPPPPVTYQVGYGHLSTLVKLDKKPVETNGPDVNHEYSTNSQHMDYKDTFDMLDSLLSAQGMNM
- the CCNT2 gene encoding cyclin-T2 isoform X2, whose translation is MLRSSSQLTINTAIVYMHRFYMHHSFTKFNRYTISPTALFLAAKVEEQARKLEHVIKVAHACLHPLEPLLDTKCDAYLQQTQELVLLETIMLQTLGFEITIEHPHTDVVKCTQLVRASKDLAQTSYFMATNSLHLTTFCLQYKPTVIACVCIHLACKWSNWEIPVSTDGKHWWEYVDPTVTLELLDELTHEFLQILEKTPSRLKKIRNWRATQTVKKPKVDGQVSETPLLGSSLVQNSILVDSVTGVPTNPSFQKPSTSAFPAPVPLNSGNISVQDSHTSDNLSMLATGMPGTSYGLSSHQEWPQHQESARTEQIYSQKQETSLSGSQYNINFQQGPSISMHSGLHHRPDKISDHSSIKQDYTHKAGSSKHHGPISATPGVIPQKMSLDKYREKRKLETLDLDVRDHYIAAQVEQQHKHGQSQAASSSSVTSPIKMKIPITNAEKPDKYMADKKEKSGSLKLRIPIPPTDKSISKEELKMKIKVSSSERHSSSDEGSGKSKHSSPHISRDHKEKHKEHPSNRHHPSSHKHSHSYSGSSSGGSKHSADGIPPTVLRSPVGLSSDGISSSSSSSRKKLHINDASHNHHSKMSKSSKSSGGLRTSQHPRETGQEASGDQRS
- the CCNT2 gene encoding cyclin-T2 isoform X5 yields the protein MATNSLHLTTFCLQYKPTVIACVCIHLACKWSNWEIPVSTDGKHWWEYVDPTVTLELLDELTHEFLQILEKTPSRLKKIRNWRATQTVKKPKVDGQVSETPLLGSSLVQNSILVDSVTGVPTNPSFQKPSTSAFPAPVPLNSGNISVQDSHTSDNLSMLATGMPGTSYGLSSHQEWPQHQESARTEQIYSQKQETSLSGSQYNINFQQGPSISMHSGLHHRPDKISDHSSIKQDYTHKAGSSKHHGPISATPGVIPQKMSLDKYREKRKLETLDLDVRDHYIAAQVEQQHKHGQSQAASSSSVTSPIKMKIPITNAEKPDKYMADKKEKSGSLKLRIPIPPTDKSISKEELKMKIKVSSSERHSSSDEGSGKSKHSSPHISRDHKEKHKEHPSNRHHPSSHKHSHSYSGSSSGGSKHSADGIPPTVLRSPVGLSSDGISSSSSSSRKKLHINDASHNHHSKMSKSSKSSGSSSSSSSSVKQYISSHNSVFNHPLPPPPPVTYQVGYGHLSTLVKLDKKPVETNGPDVNHEYSTNSQHMDYKDTFDMLDSLLSAQGMNM
- the CCNT2 gene encoding cyclin-T2 isoform X6; its protein translation is MATNSLHLTTFCLQYKPTVIACVCIHLACKWSNWEIPVSTDGKHWWEYVDPTVTLELLDELTHEFLQILEKTPSRLKKIRNWRATQTVKKPKVDGQVSETPLLGSSLVQNSILVDSVTGVPTNPSFQKPSTSAFPAPVPLNSGNISVQDSHTSDNLSMLATGMPGTSYGLSSHQEWPQHQESARTEQIYSQKQETSLSGSQYNINFQQGPSISMHSGLHHRPDKISDHSSIKQDYTHKAGSSKHHGPISATPGVIPQKMSLDKYREKRKLETLDLDVRDHYIAAQVEQQHKHGQSQAASSSSVTSPIKMKIPITNAEKPDKYMADKKEKSGSLKLRIPIPPTDKSISKEELKMKIKVSSSERHSSSDEGSGKSKHSSPHISRDHKEKHKEHPSNRHHPSSHKHSHSYSGSSSGGSKHSADGIPPTVLRSPVGLSSDGISSSSSSSRKKLHINDASHNHHSKMSKSSKSSGGLRTSQHPRETGQEASGDQRS
- the CCNT2 gene encoding cyclin-T2 isoform X3, giving the protein MLQTLGFEITIEHPHTDVVKCTQLVRASKDLAQTSYFMATNSLHLTTFCLQYKPTVIACVCIHLACKWSNWEIPVSTDGKHWWEYVDPTVTLELLDELTHEFLQILEKTPSRLKKIRNWRATQTVKKPKVDGQVSETPLLGSSLVQNSILVDSVTGVPTNPSFQKPSTSAFPAPVPLNSGNISVQDSHTSDNLSMLATGMPGTSYGLSSHQEWPQHQESARTEQIYSQKQETSLSGSQYNINFQQGPSISMHSGLHHRPDKISDHSSIKQDYTHKAGSSKHHGPISATPGVIPQKMSLDKYREKRKLETLDLDVRDHYIAAQVEQQHKHGQSQAASSSSVTSPIKMKIPITNAEKPDKYMADKKEKSGSLKLRIPIPPTDKSISKEELKMKIKVSSSERHSSSDEGSGKSKHSSPHISRDHKEKHKEHPSNRHHPSSHKHSHSYSGSSSGGSKHSADGIPPTVLRSPVGLSSDGISSSSSSSRKKLHINDASHNHHSKMSKSSKSSGSSSSSSSSVKQYISSHNSVFNHPLPPPPPVTYQVGYGHLSTLVKLDKKPVETNGPDVNHEYSTNSQHMDYKDTFDMLDSLLSAQGMNM